The proteins below come from a single Malus domestica chromosome 03, GDT2T_hap1 genomic window:
- the LOC139194790 gene encoding calcium-binding protein CP1-like, translating into MSAADSDNDGFVQYEEFERVLACGDRAKSSGVMDDVFKVMDKDDDGKLSHEDMKNYMSSAGFVVTDEDIKAMIKLGGGDENQGVTYAGLLKILAVDQVSEAS; encoded by the coding sequence ATGTCTGCCGCTGATTCCGACAACGACGGGTTCGTCCAGTATGAGGAGTTCGAGCGCGTCTTGGCTTGCGGCGACAGGGCAAAAAGCTCGGGAGTGATGGATGACGTGTTTAAGGTGATGGACAAGGACGACGACGGGAAACTCAGCCACGAGGACATGAAGAATTACATGAGCAGCGCCGGCTTCGTCGTCACCGATGAAGATATCAAGGCCATGATTAAACTAGGCGGCGGCGATGAGAACCAAGGCGTGACGTATGCTGGCTTGCTTAAGATCCTGGCCGTTGATCAAGTCAGCGAAGCGTCTTGA